The Actinomadura sp. WMMB 499 genome includes a window with the following:
- a CDS encoding DUF6004 family protein, which translates to MSSLRETYESLNLEPKPIRPHILAAATVVFGDDYYAGRRETINLSGFVQLNKWPMPGFEHRVDEKGHAELSLELISAPEVGIKGYSYELDDRIQVLSNPFLPNTGHVRQIVPGKNFPAGFYIRRFGILETSTLRLAHRNVIDIYGVVDGIPPYKKPLTGPYLGAPRGDGPFDVVQAPNVVRGTTLPEAWYPADDENNPVGITPTVFFAASAGPCMSMLVDPSMIMQVSMEGSVDVEIDGRTETIELAGDYRKAAGTEILLFGPEKHDGAGVLAQMSRVAMVGTSEALGGRVMLRASWPRVSGGTLGEGSEDSLSRVRYPADLHIDAEFELVTPQGNLYAASPVHMAGRLQDLEPTGTELAMGGADAPLVGTEGGVKARLTGARLVMRDAHVGETAAVNI; encoded by the coding sequence TTGAGCTCTCTCCGTGAGACCTACGAGTCCCTCAATCTCGAACCGAAGCCGATCCGGCCGCACATCCTGGCGGCGGCCACGGTCGTGTTCGGGGACGACTACTACGCCGGCCGGCGGGAGACCATCAACCTGTCCGGCTTCGTGCAGCTCAACAAGTGGCCCATGCCCGGGTTCGAGCACCGGGTGGACGAGAAGGGCCACGCCGAGCTGTCCCTCGAGCTGATCAGCGCGCCCGAGGTCGGCATCAAGGGCTACAGCTACGAGCTGGACGACAGGATCCAGGTCCTGTCCAACCCGTTCCTGCCCAACACCGGCCACGTGCGGCAGATCGTCCCCGGCAAGAACTTCCCCGCGGGGTTCTACATCCGCCGCTTCGGCATCCTGGAGACCAGCACCCTGCGGCTGGCCCACCGCAACGTCATCGACATCTACGGCGTGGTCGACGGGATCCCGCCCTACAAGAAGCCGCTCACGGGCCCCTACCTGGGCGCCCCGCGCGGCGACGGCCCGTTCGACGTCGTCCAGGCGCCGAACGTGGTGCGCGGCACCACCCTGCCCGAGGCCTGGTACCCGGCCGACGACGAGAACAACCCGGTCGGCATCACCCCGACGGTGTTCTTCGCGGCCAGCGCCGGTCCGTGCATGTCGATGCTGGTCGACCCCTCCATGATCATGCAGGTGTCGATGGAGGGCTCGGTGGACGTCGAGATCGACGGCCGCACCGAGACGATCGAGCTCGCGGGCGACTACCGCAAGGCCGCGGGCACCGAGATCCTGCTCTTCGGGCCGGAGAAGCACGACGGCGCCGGCGTCCTGGCGCAGATGTCGCGCGTCGCGATGGTCGGCACCAGCGAGGCGCTCGGCGGACGGGTCATGCTGCGGGCGAGCTGGCCGCGGGTGTCCGGCGGCACCCTCGGTGAGGGCTCCGAGGACAGCCTCAGCCGGGTCCGCTACCCCGCCGACCTGCACATCGACGCCGAGTTCGAGCTGGTCACGCCGCAGGGCAACCTGTACGCGGCCAGCCCGGTGCACATGGCCGGACGGCTGCAGGACCTCGAGCCCACCGGCACGGAGCTGGCCATGGGCGGCGCCGACGCCCCGCTGGT